From the genome of Nitrospirae bacterium YQR-1, one region includes:
- a CDS encoding Uma2 family endonuclease gives MLLVETIERDLDLTEIINGEEIMGPSPFRGHQRIVGKLQDIIRQHIKLKNLGEIYLSPLDVIFEEGVNRLQPDILFVGTEHSNIEQDWIRGVPDMVCEIVSQGTYEKDTEIKRAIYERYRVPEYWIVLPEFKAIRILTIENDRYKKHSYAELEGIVTSKVIEGLQVNVKDIFD, from the coding sequence ATGCTGCTTGTGGAAACGATTGAAAGAGATTTAGACCTGACGGAAATCATAAATGGAGAGGAAATCATGGGGCCCAGTCCATTTAGGGGACATCAGAGGATTGTTGGAAAACTGCAAGACATTATACGCCAACATATTAAATTAAAGAATTTGGGTGAGATATATTTATCTCCGCTTGACGTAATCTTTGAAGAAGGGGTTAACAGGCTCCAGCCCGATATATTGTTTGTCGGCACGGAACATTCCAATATCGAGCAGGATTGGATAAGAGGTGTACCGGATATGGTTTGTGAGATAGTCTCGCAAGGCACTTACGAAAAGGATACAGAGATTAAGAGAGCTATATATGAGAGGTACAGAGTCCCGGAGTATTGGATAGTCCTGCCTGAGTTTAAAGCAATTAGAATTCTGACTATCGAAAACGACAGGTATAAAAAACACTCCTATGCAGAGCTTGAGGGCATTGTTACATCTAAAGTAATAGAAGGACTTCAAGTCAATGTAAAGGATATATTCGACTAA